In Nitrosophilus labii, the following proteins share a genomic window:
- the trmB gene encoding tRNA (guanosine(46)-N7)-methyltransferase TrmB: protein MPHIVVKDYKRFTVPVKKEKFDFLWFAEPLINAKEKLVGAIYEKTPFLITLKDNKRGETVIKSDKVTRLSPTTVVKKALKNFCELAECDVIRTNISQISDRHLKKSEEFLKTIEFFADNFPKNREVWIEIGFGSGRYLLYQAKNNPDTLFIGIEIHRPSIEQVLKQIEIQKLENLYIIDYDARLFLEFVPSNIVGKIFVHFPVPWDKKPHRRVISKKFIQEAKRVLKVGGVLELRTDSKNYFDYSLELFLEQNRVKLEVTKNIKPPITSKYEDRWRRLQKDIYDIRMVNLEKSAPLKISFGFDFEKEFDIEKIIKNFDSKPKVFEDYFVHFERVYKIDENRILLRLSFGNFDRPEHKYILIEGKNASYFSKKPVLSKANIEAHKKIEELLHGK from the coding sequence ATGCCTCATATAGTAGTAAAAGATTATAAAAGGTTTACAGTACCCGTTAAAAAAGAGAAGTTTGATTTTTTATGGTTCGCAGAGCCTTTAATAAACGCAAAAGAGAAACTAGTAGGAGCAATTTACGAAAAGACTCCCTTTTTGATTACCTTGAAAGATAATAAAAGAGGAGAAACCGTTATAAAAAGCGATAAAGTTACTAGACTTTCTCCTACGACGGTAGTCAAAAAAGCTCTTAAAAACTTTTGCGAACTTGCCGAATGTGACGTTATAAGAACCAACATATCTCAAATTAGCGACAGACATCTTAAAAAGAGCGAAGAGTTTCTAAAAACAATAGAGTTCTTTGCAGATAACTTTCCAAAAAATAGAGAGGTTTGGATAGAGATAGGTTTTGGAAGTGGAAGGTATCTTCTATATCAGGCTAAAAACAATCCGGACACTCTTTTTATAGGGATAGAGATACATAGACCCTCGATAGAACAAGTTTTAAAACAGATAGAGATCCAAAAACTTGAAAATCTTTATATCATAGATTATGACGCAAGACTATTTTTAGAGTTTGTCCCCTCAAACATAGTTGGCAAAATTTTTGTTCATTTTCCGGTTCCATGGGACAAAAAGCCTCATAGAAGAGTTATATCAAAAAAGTTTATCCAAGAGGCAAAAAGAGTTTTAAAAGTTGGAGGAGTTTTAGAACTTAGAACAGATAGTAAAAACTATTTTGACTACTCTTTGGAGCTCTTTTTGGAACAAAACAGAGTCAAATTGGAAGTAACGAAAAATATTAAGCCTCCAATTACTAGCAAGTATGAAGATAGATGGAGAAGATTGCAAAAAGATATTTACGATATAAGAATGGTAAATCTAGAAAAATCAGCACCATTGAAGATAAGTTTTGGCTTTGATTTTGAAAAAGAGTTTGATATAGAAAAAATCATAAAAAATTTTGACAGCAAACCGAAAGTTTTCGAGGACTATTTTGTCCATTTTGAGAGAGTTTATAAAATCGACGAAAACAGAATATTGCTGAGATTATCTTTTGGAAATTTTGACAGACCTGAGCATAAATATATATTGATAGAGGGTAAAAATGCATCCTATTTTTCAAAAAAACCGGTTTTGTCAAAAGCAAATATCGAGGCTCACAAAAAAATAGAAGAGTTGTTACATGGCAAATAA
- a CDS encoding cell division ATP-binding protein FtsE gives MANKVIVAEDLTLAYKKDEPVIKNSSFSIESGSFIFITGPSGSGKSTLIKSFYGALKPLKGELIIGGVELHNIKKSKLSFLRKYLGIIFQDYKLINEWSVKKNVMLPLLIAGYSKEVCENQTKKLLKHVKLSNKADKYPLELSGGEQQRVAMARALAHNPVIILADEPTGNLDDYSSNLIWNLLVGANEQLGTTVVVVTHHIPSQFHVNFKHFHIEDGTVYEIS, from the coding sequence ATGGCAAATAAGGTTATAGTAGCGGAAGATTTGACGCTGGCATACAAAAAGGATGAACCGGTTATAAAAAATAGCAGTTTTAGTATAGAGAGCGGAAGTTTTATTTTTATAACGGGACCAAGCGGAAGCGGAAAATCTACGCTTATAAAATCTTTTTATGGAGCACTGAAGCCACTTAAAGGAGAATTGATTATAGGCGGGGTTGAACTGCATAATATCAAAAAATCGAAACTTAGTTTTTTGAGAAAATATTTAGGGATAATTTTTCAAGATTATAAACTCATAAACGAATGGAGTGTTAAAAAAAATGTAATGCTGCCTCTTTTGATAGCAGGATATTCAAAAGAGGTTTGCGAAAATCAGACTAAAAAGCTTTTAAAACATGTAAAACTCTCAAACAAAGCCGACAAATATCCTTTGGAACTTAGCGGAGGAGAGCAGCAAAGAGTAGCAATGGCAAGAGCTCTTGCACATAATCCTGTTATCATTCTCGCCGATGAACCAACCGGTAATCTAGACGATTACTCATCCAACCTGATTTGGAATCTTCTTGTTGGGGCAAATGAACAGCTAGGCACTACCGTTGTGGTAGTTACGCATCACATTCCTTCTCAGTTTCATGTAAATTTCAAACATTTCCATATCGAGGACGGTACTGTTTATGAAATCTCTTAA